One genomic segment of Chitinophaga sancti includes these proteins:
- a CDS encoding SDR family oxidoreductase encodes MRVFVTGASGFVGSAIVKELLQAGHEVLGMVRSDINAETLKKIGAAAHMADLNDIKSIKAGAVQCDMIIHTAFNHDFSRFKQSSEEDHQLILALGETKLPFIVTSAIGLLNYGRPVDESDTPPPSNKVPRAATEEAARSVGAYIVRLPPTTHGEGDHGFVPIIINTAKAKGESAYIGEGNNTWAAVHRFDAAVLYRLIVEKQPAQKVFHAVAEMGVPFREIATTIGNGLNIPTVSKTGADAEAHFGWFTHFAEMGVVPSAEETKKVLGWEPREKGILKDIVEGGYLK; translated from the coding sequence ATGCGGGTATTTGTTACAGGAGCTTCAGGTTTTGTTGGCTCCGCTATCGTAAAAGAACTGTTACAGGCAGGACACGAGGTATTGGGTATGGTGCGTTCTGACATCAATGCCGAAACATTGAAAAAAATAGGTGCAGCAGCACACATGGCAGACCTCAATGATATAAAAAGCATCAAAGCGGGCGCAGTGCAATGTGATATGATCATTCATACAGCGTTTAATCATGATTTCTCCCGGTTCAAACAAAGTAGTGAAGAAGATCATCAGTTGATTCTGGCATTAGGAGAAACAAAGTTGCCGTTCATCGTTACATCTGCGATTGGTTTGTTAAATTATGGACGTCCTGTTGATGAAAGTGATACACCTCCACCATCAAACAAGGTACCGCGTGCGGCTACAGAAGAAGCGGCCCGCAGTGTCGGTGCTTATATAGTAAGACTGCCGCCTACTACGCATGGAGAAGGTGATCATGGGTTTGTGCCTATCATTATTAACACAGCTAAAGCAAAAGGTGAATCTGCTTACATTGGCGAAGGGAATAATACCTGGGCTGCGGTACATCGTTTTGATGCAGCGGTATTATACAGGTTGATTGTAGAAAAGCAGCCGGCGCAAAAAGTGTTTCATGCGGTAGCGGAAATGGGGGTGCCTTTTAGAGAAATAGCGACTACTATAGGGAATGGATTGAATATTCCAACAGTTAGTAAGACAGGTGCAGATGCGGAAGCGCACTTTGGGTGGTTTACGCATTTTGCAGAAATGGGAGTGGTGCCTTCGGCAGAAGAGACAAAGAAGGTATTAGGCTGGGAGCCAAGAGAGAAAGGGATATTGAAGGATATTGTGGAAGGAGGATATTTAAAATAA
- a CDS encoding Crp/Fnr family transcriptional regulator, with amino-acid sequence MIAEFQAYCRTLTLLSDEEIERVTAFAVPKALQRGEHLLQQGQVCRHKTFIIKGLLRNYGTAADGTEYILQFSSAHQWILDPESYHLQSASKFNIAAIERTDVLQWPKAEFDTLLSGIPTLNTYSQQLISRINYTGRQRLFTTLSGTPEEKYDDFVINNPDLLSRVPLHMIAAYLGMSLKTLTRIRHAQLHR; translated from the coding sequence ATGATCGCTGAATTTCAAGCATATTGCCGCACACTAACGCTACTCTCGGATGAAGAGATAGAGCGGGTTACTGCATTCGCAGTTCCCAAAGCGCTACAGCGAGGGGAGCACCTGTTGCAGCAGGGACAGGTATGCCGGCATAAAACGTTCATAATAAAAGGCTTATTACGTAATTACGGTACTGCTGCCGATGGTACTGAATACATTTTACAATTCTCTTCAGCTCATCAGTGGATATTAGATCCTGAAAGTTATCACCTGCAGTCTGCCTCAAAATTTAATATAGCTGCCATAGAGCGTACTGATGTATTGCAATGGCCAAAGGCTGAATTTGATACCTTATTAAGCGGGATTCCGACCCTGAATACTTATTCCCAGCAATTGATCTCCAGGATTAATTATACCGGCCGGCAGCGGCTGTTTACGACGCTTAGTGGTACGCCTGAAGAAAAGTATGATGACTTTGTTATTAACAACCCTGATTTACTCTCCCGTGTTCCACTCCATATGATCGCTGCTTACCTGGGTATGTCATTAAAGACATTGACCCGTATACGGCATGCACAGTTACATCGATAA
- a CDS encoding sulfatase — protein MLLRPFGLLCVLLTTVLYTQAQNRPNIIFILSDDHAYQATSAYGNKLVQTPNIDRIANAGALLNNNFVANSICGPSRATLLTGKYSHKNGYTLNEKRYDVNQTNFPTLLQQGGYQTAWIGKLHLGSLPVGFDYFNILPGQGQYYNPEFINNQNDTIQYKGYVTNLISEFFFDWLQKRDTSKPFFAVVGEKATHREWLPDVQDLGAYDNIDFPLPDDFFDNYDSRLAAQDQDMTIDKTMLLDLDLKVHQKFGAALKDAADAGPNKRYVNKGYARLDPEQAGAYEKYYGKISDDFDAKKLSGKELAKWKFQRYLKDYYATAKSLDRNIGRILDYLDSTGLSKNTVVIYASDQGFYLGEHGWFDKRFIYEQSLKTAFVAKYPGVIKPGTKVDGFVSNVDWAPTILDFAGIKAPADIQGRSFFSLLKGKEPKDWKKDVYYHYYEYPQPHHVSPHFGIRAKDFVLVRFYKGVESWELFDLKKDPGEKVNVYKDTQYAKVVKDLKERLRKLIVEYGDTEALEIFNKEI, from the coding sequence ATGTTATTACGTCCATTTGGGTTGCTTTGCGTGTTGTTGACAACAGTGTTGTATACGCAGGCGCAAAACAGACCTAACATCATCTTTATCCTGTCTGACGACCATGCTTATCAGGCGACGAGTGCTTATGGTAATAAGCTGGTGCAGACGCCAAATATAGACAGGATAGCCAATGCCGGTGCGTTACTGAATAACAACTTTGTAGCGAATTCTATTTGTGGGCCGAGCCGGGCGACTTTGCTGACAGGCAAGTATAGCCATAAAAATGGGTATACCCTGAATGAAAAACGGTATGATGTGAATCAGACGAACTTCCCTACTTTATTGCAGCAGGGAGGGTATCAGACGGCGTGGATTGGCAAGCTGCATTTGGGTAGTTTGCCAGTTGGGTTTGATTACTTTAATATCTTGCCAGGGCAGGGTCAGTATTATAACCCGGAGTTTATCAATAATCAGAATGATACGATTCAGTATAAGGGGTATGTGACGAACCTGATCTCTGAGTTCTTCTTTGACTGGTTGCAGAAGCGGGATACGAGTAAGCCATTCTTTGCAGTAGTAGGAGAGAAGGCTACACATAGGGAGTGGTTGCCGGATGTACAGGATCTGGGTGCGTATGATAATATTGATTTCCCATTGCCGGATGATTTCTTTGACAACTACGATTCGAGATTGGCGGCGCAGGATCAGGATATGACGATTGATAAGACGATGCTGTTGGACCTGGATCTGAAAGTGCATCAGAAATTTGGGGCAGCATTGAAAGATGCTGCAGATGCAGGGCCTAATAAGCGATATGTGAACAAGGGGTATGCCAGGTTGGATCCAGAACAGGCAGGGGCGTATGAGAAGTATTATGGCAAGATTTCGGATGATTTTGATGCAAAGAAATTAAGTGGAAAGGAGTTGGCAAAGTGGAAGTTCCAACGCTACCTGAAGGACTATTATGCAACGGCGAAGTCTTTGGATAGGAATATTGGGCGTATCCTGGATTACCTGGATAGTACGGGGTTGAGTAAGAATACAGTGGTGATTTATGCTTCTGATCAGGGGTTTTATTTGGGAGAGCATGGGTGGTTTGATAAGCGGTTTATATATGAACAGTCTTTGAAAACGGCGTTTGTGGCGAAGTATCCGGGAGTGATAAAACCGGGAACTAAGGTAGATGGGTTTGTGTCTAATGTGGATTGGGCGCCGACCATTTTGGATTTTGCGGGGATAAAAGCGCCAGCGGATATACAGGGGAGGTCATTCTTTTCTTTGTTGAAGGGGAAGGAGCCAAAGGATTGGAAGAAGGATGTGTATTATCATTATTATGAGTATCCGCAACCGCATCATGTGAGTCCGCATTTTGGGATAAGGGCGAAGGATTTCGTGTTGGTGAGGTTTTATAAGGGAGTGGAGAGTTGGGAGTTGTTTGATTTGAAGAAGGATCCGGGGGAGAAGGTGAATGTGTATAAGGATACCCAGTATGCAAAGGTGGTGAAGGATTTGAAGGAGCGGTTGAGGAAGTTGATAGTGGAGTATGGGGATACGGAGGCGTTGGAGATATTTAATAAGGAGATATAG
- a CDS encoding MBL fold metallo-hydrolase, translating into MKYLFLSLLFFATFATYAQEQPGYYRMALGDCEIIAISDGTVPLNLKSLLHEKKAGEIESRLKQNYLDTIVETSITAYLVKTNNQLILIDAGTGNFLGATLGKVRHNLEAAGYKPEEINAVLLTHLHADHVGGLSEGGKMVFPNATLYISQPEADFWLNPANKATANKRATSFFDPAQQSIAPYQQAGKVKTYAPAAQLLPGISAIALAGHTPGHSAFMLTSKGEKIVFVGDIIHAGAVQLSDPGVTIDFDVEFAGAEASRTKAFDDAAKQGYWVASPHLSFPGIGHVRKVGKGYEWLPINYMTVKFLH; encoded by the coding sequence ATGAAATATTTGTTTTTATCTCTACTGTTTTTCGCAACATTTGCCACTTATGCACAAGAGCAACCTGGCTACTATCGCATGGCATTAGGCGATTGTGAGATCATCGCTATCTCCGATGGTACTGTTCCCCTGAATTTAAAGAGTTTATTACACGAAAAGAAAGCCGGTGAAATTGAATCCCGGTTAAAGCAGAACTATCTGGACACGATTGTAGAAACATCCATTACTGCTTACCTGGTAAAGACCAATAATCAACTCATCCTGATCGACGCTGGTACGGGCAACTTTTTGGGCGCCACTTTAGGCAAAGTTCGTCACAACCTGGAAGCAGCAGGTTATAAGCCGGAAGAGATCAATGCAGTTTTATTAACTCACCTGCATGCAGACCACGTAGGTGGTTTAAGTGAAGGTGGTAAAATGGTCTTCCCAAATGCGACTCTTTACATCAGTCAGCCGGAAGCTGATTTCTGGTTAAACCCAGCCAACAAAGCCACTGCCAATAAAAGAGCGACGTCTTTCTTTGATCCTGCACAACAATCAATTGCTCCCTATCAACAGGCAGGGAAGGTAAAAACATATGCTCCTGCCGCACAGTTATTACCGGGTATCAGTGCCATTGCATTAGCAGGGCATACGCCAGGTCACAGTGCTTTTATGCTGACCAGCAAGGGTGAAAAAATCGTCTTTGTAGGTGATATTATTCATGCTGGTGCAGTACAATTGTCAGATCCAGGTGTGACGATTGATTTCGATGTGGAATTTGCGGGTGCTGAAGCATCGAGAACGAAAGCCTTTGATGATGCTGCAAAGCAAGGGTATTGGGTGGCCTCGCCACATTTATCATTCCCCGGAATTGGACATGTGAGAAAGGTGGGCAAAGGATATGAGTGGTTGCCAATTAATTATATGACGGTAAAGTTTCTGCATTAG
- a CDS encoding Crp/Fnr family transcriptional regulator, which produces MVHPLRAHIEAISKLTDEEFEFILSHFTPVKLKKHHLLVREGELVKCEYFVLKGCLRAYMTDEKSGKEYTYQFAAETWWISERDAFLNQTPSKTAIECLEDCELLAITLEDTLKVGRELWKYEHYKSVKSAHGFVALQKRLQLMIMGSAKERFEHFVMQYPHLYNRIPKAMIATYLGVTRETISRLYRK; this is translated from the coding sequence ATGGTGCACCCACTGCGAGCTCATATAGAAGCCATCAGCAAACTCACTGATGAGGAATTTGAATTCATCCTGTCTCATTTTACTCCTGTTAAACTGAAGAAACACCACCTGCTTGTCAGGGAAGGGGAGTTGGTAAAGTGTGAATACTTTGTGTTGAAAGGTTGTCTCCGCGCTTATATGACTGATGAGAAATCAGGTAAGGAATATACCTATCAGTTCGCCGCTGAAACCTGGTGGATATCAGAGCGGGATGCATTTTTAAATCAAACTCCTTCAAAAACGGCTATTGAATGTTTGGAAGATTGTGAGTTACTGGCCATTACCCTGGAAGATACCTTGAAGGTGGGGCGGGAACTCTGGAAGTATGAACATTATAAAAGTGTCAAGTCTGCCCATGGGTTTGTTGCATTGCAAAAGCGGCTGCAGCTGATGATTATGGGAAGTGCGAAAGAACGGTTTGAGCATTTTGTAATGCAATACCCGCATTTATATAACCGGATACCGAAAGCGATGATTGCTACGTATCTGGGGGTAACCCGCGAAACGATAAGTCGTTTGTACCGTAAATAA
- a CDS encoding DoxX family protein, whose amino-acid sequence MKTIYWISTSLLSLWMGLNAFFYVTSPAAKALCTHFGFPDYFRVELAVAKVIGIVVLLGVKGRIKDWAYAGFTITIISGVIAHCCSGDGFPFSALLAAVILGVSYYSFLHLQHGAPTASSYRSHQQTH is encoded by the coding sequence ATGAAAACAATATATTGGATCTCGACAAGCCTGCTATCACTCTGGATGGGCTTAAATGCGTTTTTTTATGTGACCAGTCCAGCAGCTAAGGCGCTATGTACACATTTTGGATTCCCTGATTACTTTAGGGTAGAACTTGCTGTTGCCAAAGTAATTGGAATTGTGGTATTGCTGGGCGTGAAAGGGCGTATTAAAGACTGGGCATATGCAGGCTTTACCATCACGATTATTTCCGGTGTCATTGCCCATTGCTGTTCCGGTGATGGCTTTCCTTTCTCTGCGTTGTTGGCGGCGGTGATATTGGGGGTATCTTACTATAGTTTCCTACATTTGCAACATGGTGCACCCACTGCGAGCTCATATAGAAGCCATCAGCAAACTCACTGA
- a CDS encoding Crp/Fnr family transcriptional regulator has protein sequence MADLMLFCKQFSPLEDAVLWELTSQAITKSYNKGAFLLRSGETCRNLYFVNEGLIKSFSEKDDKEFIMRFFSENVLFSVFDSYLNQVPSKFNMVALEDTTVTMIRYEVMEGLCKQHHAMETFFRKLVGIAATRMMKRISEMLEENAADRYRLFVEENNTIHQRISLGDMAKYLGITQQSLSRIRTIR, from the coding sequence ATGGCAGATCTGATGCTGTTTTGTAAGCAGTTTTCACCGTTGGAAGATGCTGTGTTGTGGGAACTGACTTCGCAGGCGATCACTAAGTCTTACAATAAAGGAGCGTTCCTGCTGCGGAGTGGGGAAACCTGCAGGAATCTTTATTTTGTTAATGAAGGATTGATCAAGTCGTTCTCTGAGAAGGATGATAAGGAGTTTATTATGCGGTTCTTTTCTGAGAATGTGCTTTTTTCTGTGTTTGATAGTTATTTGAACCAGGTGCCATCGAAGTTTAATATGGTAGCGCTGGAAGATACAACTGTTACTATGATTCGTTATGAGGTCATGGAGGGGTTATGTAAACAACATCATGCCATGGAGACGTTCTTTCGTAAGCTGGTGGGTATTGCAGCTACCAGGATGATGAAAAGGATCAGTGAAATGCTGGAAGAGAATGCAGCGGATAGGTACAGGTTGTTTGTAGAGGAGAATAATACAATCCATCAAAGAATTAGCCTGGGGGATATGGCGAAATACCTGGGAATAACGCAGCAGTCGCTAAGCAGGATCAGGACAATCAGGTAA
- a CDS encoding YceI family protein, which translates to MTQWNIDPGHSQIGFKVKHLGIANVSGYFRAFSGTVQTDNDNFEQATVTFTLEVQSIDTNNKERDGHLTSNIFFDAAQFPAITFNGILANETLKGELTILNNTRPVTLQVEHTGSGIGRFNDHRAGFEINGKINRKDFGLNFHLLNEAGNLIVGDDVKLSGEIELIRI; encoded by the coding sequence ATGACACAATGGAACATTGATCCCGGACATTCTCAAATTGGTTTTAAAGTAAAACACCTTGGCATCGCCAACGTATCGGGCTACTTCAGAGCTTTCAGCGGCACTGTACAAACTGACAATGACAACTTCGAACAGGCTACTGTTACCTTCACACTGGAAGTACAAAGCATAGACACCAATAATAAAGAACGCGACGGCCATCTTACCTCAAACATCTTCTTTGACGCTGCCCAATTCCCTGCCATTACATTCAATGGCATATTAGCGAATGAGACGCTAAAAGGTGAACTAACCATCTTAAATAATACCCGGCCTGTTACCCTACAAGTAGAACATACAGGTAGCGGTATCGGCAGGTTCAATGACCACAGAGCCGGTTTTGAAATCAATGGAAAAATCAACCGGAAAGATTTTGGTTTGAACTTTCACCTGCTCAATGAAGCCGGTAACCTGATTGTAGGTGATGATGTAAAGTTATCTGGTGAAATAGAACTGATCCGTATTTAG
- a CDS encoding retropepsin-like aspartic protease has protein sequence MKYTIYLIFLLVSIVCTGQTNNPTFNQIYTLIMQKNFFHAKTLYDSKHTSLSNAQQNYLAALLDNAFNKVSLSEQRIANLKGDFSDSLWFELYKVKEDNAVKAFDYKTAKATAQTMLQQYKYLLSPDGQEDLTNSLHMWTALEHTPPQRVVIHGTNRLKMKKDKAGLNNLVAIAGKDTADFIFDTGANMSTISLSTAKRLHLQIIPADIEVGAITGATVRAQLGVCKQFKLGNIEINNAVFLVLADSALAFPQISYKIEGILGYPVICALKEVQLTQDGYLVIPENETAIHTEPNMAIDRLSPLIFIDGKHYTFDTGADETFLYHNFYEANKEEIAANYKPVHIRFGGAGGKRELEAYKIKHHFNIMEKDVVLDSVPVLKEKINNELVYGNIGQDIIRQFKSMTINFDKMFIKFD, from the coding sequence ATGAAATATACAATTTACCTCATCTTTTTGCTGGTGAGTATCGTTTGTACCGGCCAGACCAACAACCCGACTTTCAACCAGATCTATACGCTTATCATGCAGAAGAATTTCTTCCATGCAAAAACACTGTATGACAGCAAACATACTTCGCTCTCAAATGCGCAACAAAACTATTTAGCGGCATTACTGGACAATGCATTTAATAAAGTCTCCCTTTCGGAACAGCGTATCGCTAACCTGAAGGGAGACTTTTCTGATAGCCTGTGGTTCGAGCTATACAAAGTAAAAGAAGACAATGCGGTAAAAGCATTTGACTACAAAACGGCCAAAGCCACCGCCCAGACCATGCTGCAGCAATACAAATACCTGCTATCCCCCGATGGGCAGGAGGACCTGACCAATAGTCTGCACATGTGGACAGCCCTCGAACATACTCCCCCACAACGTGTGGTTATACATGGTACGAACAGGTTAAAAATGAAAAAGGATAAAGCAGGACTCAATAACCTGGTTGCTATAGCAGGAAAAGATACGGCTGATTTTATTTTCGATACAGGTGCAAATATGTCTACGATATCTCTTTCTACAGCGAAGCGGTTACACCTGCAAATCATTCCTGCTGATATAGAAGTAGGGGCTATTACCGGTGCAACTGTAAGGGCACAATTGGGGGTATGTAAGCAGTTCAAACTGGGGAATATAGAAATAAATAATGCGGTGTTTCTTGTACTCGCTGATTCTGCGCTGGCTTTTCCACAGATCAGTTATAAGATTGAAGGCATATTAGGATATCCTGTGATCTGTGCATTGAAAGAAGTTCAACTCACACAGGATGGTTACCTGGTTATACCGGAAAATGAAACGGCTATCCATACCGAACCCAATATGGCTATCGACAGGTTATCTCCATTGATCTTTATCGATGGCAAACATTATACTTTCGATACAGGTGCAGATGAGACCTTCCTATATCATAACTTTTACGAGGCCAATAAAGAGGAGATTGCTGCGAATTATAAACCTGTACATATTCGTTTTGGTGGTGCTGGTGGAAAGAGGGAACTGGAGGCTTATAAAATCAAACATCATTTTAATATCATGGAAAAGGATGTGGTATTGGATAGTGTACCTGTACTCAAAGAGAAAATCAACAACGAGCTGGTGTATGGCAATATAGGACAGGATATTATCAGGCAATTCAAATCCATGACGATCAATTTTGATAAAATGTTCATCAAGTTTGACTAG
- a CDS encoding DUF4268 domain-containing protein has product MYSKQEVSKLKENFWTAFGRYMKPVLSADGEPISWLNYKTGIPGVFFKMDADSRHASVAIVITQPDPRFYELFVVNKAVLETTLGEKWQWQPNTMDEYGKTMSTISTRLENINVLQSEDWPAIISFFKPRIIALDEFWSMAKYGFEGLL; this is encoded by the coding sequence ATGTATTCCAAACAGGAAGTTTCAAAACTGAAAGAGAATTTCTGGACCGCCTTTGGCCGATATATGAAACCCGTGCTATCTGCGGATGGGGAGCCTATTAGCTGGCTGAACTATAAGACAGGCATTCCCGGTGTGTTTTTTAAAATGGATGCCGATAGCCGGCATGCCAGCGTAGCTATTGTCATTACACAACCTGATCCCCGGTTCTATGAGTTATTTGTCGTCAACAAAGCGGTGCTGGAAACGACATTGGGAGAAAAGTGGCAATGGCAGCCCAATACCATGGACGAGTATGGAAAAACAATGAGTACCATCAGTACCCGGCTGGAAAATATCAATGTATTACAAAGCGAAGACTGGCCTGCAATTATCTCATTTTTCAAACCCCGCATCATTGCACTGGATGAATTTTGGAGCATGGCTAAGTATGGTTTTGAAGGATTGTTATAA
- a CDS encoding M20/M25/M40 family metallo-hydrolase, producing MKILWLSLIAIACHQYCLAQDAIDPAIVQKIMQAEFAGSHIPQLAQGLTDQSGGRLTGSPGFKRAADWAVQEFKKWHVSYAGTESWGPFGIQWEAESFSLDAVNPYYFPIHAYPVPWSPAADHLQGEVTTITREQSLDSAWLQHHAAQFKDKFILIESNPVDTYKNFGVAATRYDQAALDTMKDTYMISPEEMKHIQVYLHNLPVCRKVLKQAGAIGIIAARGNSDNGVVMNQATYGFRKNSPMVLPEADIANEDAQRMSRLKKVVLKMNLQVKASTDEVPGFNVIAELKGSNPQLNSQVVMLGAHLDSWTAATGATDNAAGCVVMMEALRLLDSLKLKPGRTIRVALWGGEEQGLHGSFNYVTNHFREKKTRQIKPSQSNISVYFNLDNGTGRIRGIFAQNNTAVVPIFKKWFAPFDTLGANTITIHNTGSTDHLSFDWAGIPAFQFIQDPVDYNSKTHHTNLDDYDHLQIEDLKQAAVIIACFAYQASIRDEKLPAKAIENTPFIFDGF from the coding sequence ATGAAAATTTTATGGCTTTCGCTCATAGCTATAGCATGCCACCAATACTGCCTTGCGCAGGACGCGATCGATCCTGCCATCGTTCAGAAAATTATGCAGGCAGAATTTGCAGGCTCTCATATTCCTCAATTAGCCCAGGGGCTGACAGACCAATCTGGTGGCCGGCTTACAGGTTCTCCTGGATTTAAAAGAGCTGCCGACTGGGCGGTACAGGAATTTAAAAAATGGCATGTGAGCTATGCCGGCACTGAATCCTGGGGTCCTTTCGGTATTCAATGGGAGGCGGAGAGCTTTAGCCTGGATGCCGTCAATCCTTATTATTTTCCGATACATGCTTATCCGGTGCCATGGTCACCCGCCGCTGATCATCTGCAGGGAGAGGTGACTACCATCACTCGTGAGCAATCACTGGATTCTGCCTGGTTACAACATCACGCGGCCCAATTCAAAGATAAATTCATCCTGATCGAAAGCAACCCTGTAGATACTTATAAGAATTTCGGGGTGGCCGCTACCAGATATGATCAGGCAGCACTGGACACGATGAAAGATACCTATATGATATCGCCGGAGGAAATGAAACACATTCAGGTGTATCTCCATAACCTGCCCGTATGTAGAAAGGTATTAAAACAGGCAGGGGCCATCGGTATCATTGCGGCAAGAGGAAACAGTGATAATGGTGTAGTGATGAACCAGGCCACTTATGGGTTTAGAAAAAATAGCCCTATGGTACTACCGGAAGCAGATATCGCCAATGAAGATGCACAACGCATGAGCCGATTAAAAAAGGTGGTGCTGAAAATGAACTTACAGGTAAAAGCTTCTACAGACGAAGTACCCGGTTTTAACGTGATTGCAGAGCTAAAAGGATCTAACCCACAACTGAACTCACAAGTCGTGATGCTGGGTGCCCACCTCGATAGCTGGACAGCCGCCACCGGTGCCACTGATAACGCTGCCGGTTGTGTTGTTATGATGGAAGCCCTGCGACTACTGGATTCACTAAAACTCAAACCTGGCAGAACGATCAGAGTCGCATTATGGGGAGGGGAAGAACAGGGCCTGCATGGCTCATTTAACTATGTCACCAATCATTTCAGGGAAAAGAAAACCAGGCAAATAAAACCATCCCAGTCAAACATTTCCGTCTACTTTAACCTGGACAACGGCACCGGCAGGATCAGGGGAATTTTTGCCCAAAACAACACCGCCGTCGTACCCATCTTCAAAAAATGGTTCGCTCCATTCGATACTTTAGGCGCCAATACGATCACTATCCACAACACCGGCTCTACCGATCACCTGTCTTTTGACTGGGCAGGTATTCCTGCCTTTCAATTCATTCAGGACCCTGTAGATTATAACAGCAAAACCCATCATACAAACCTGGACGACTATGATCATTTACAAATAGAAGACTTGAAACAAGCCGCCGTCATCATCGCCTGCTTCGCCTACCAGGCCAGCATCAGAGATGAAAAACTTCCTGCTAAAGCCATTGAGAATACACCTTTTATCTTCGACGGATTTTAA